The Tumebacillus sp. BK434 genome has a segment encoding these proteins:
- the mdh gene encoding malate dehydrogenase: MTMKRNKITIVGAGFTGATTALFLAQKELGDIVLLDIPQLENPTKGKALDMFEATPVLGVDTNITGTSNYEDTADSDVVIITAGIARKPGMSRDDLVATNAGIVKSVTEQVVKYSPNSILIILSNPVDAMTYVAYKTSGFPKSRVIGQSGVLDTARFRSFIAMELGVSVEDIQGFVLGGHGDDMVPLVRYSYAGGIPLEKLIPADRLEEIVQRARVGGGEIVQLLGNGSAYYAPAASLAQMTEAILKDKKRILPSIALLEGEYGYEGLFMGVPTLLGKNGIEKVFELELTADEKNALDKSADSVRKVIAVVEGR, encoded by the coding sequence ATGACCATGAAGCGTAACAAGATCACCATCGTCGGCGCAGGCTTTACCGGCGCGACCACCGCACTGTTCCTGGCACAAAAAGAACTGGGTGATATCGTTCTGCTCGACATCCCGCAGTTGGAGAACCCGACCAAAGGCAAGGCGCTAGACATGTTTGAGGCAACTCCGGTCTTAGGTGTCGACACCAACATCACCGGCACTTCGAACTACGAAGACACCGCAGATTCTGATGTTGTGATCATCACCGCAGGCATTGCCCGCAAGCCGGGCATGAGCCGCGATGACCTTGTGGCGACCAACGCGGGCATTGTGAAATCCGTTACCGAACAAGTGGTAAAATACTCTCCGAACTCGATCCTGATCATCCTGTCCAACCCGGTAGACGCGATGACCTATGTGGCCTACAAGACGTCCGGCTTTCCGAAAAGCCGCGTCATCGGCCAATCTGGCGTCCTCGACACCGCCCGTTTCCGTTCCTTTATTGCGATGGAGCTCGGCGTGTCTGTCGAAGACATCCAAGGCTTCGTGCTGGGCGGCCATGGCGATGACATGGTACCGCTCGTCCGTTATTCCTACGCAGGCGGCATTCCGCTGGAGAAGCTGATCCCGGCAGACCGTCTGGAAGAGATCGTGCAGCGCGCCCGCGTAGGCGGCGGCGAGATCGTGCAGCTGCTCGGCAACGGCTCTGCCTACTATGCACCGGCAGCATCGCTCGCACAGATGACCGAAGCGATCCTCAAGGACAAGAAGCGCATCCTGCCGTCGATCGCACTGCTCGAAGGCGAATACGGCTATGAGGGCCTGTTCATGGGCGTTCCGACCCTGCTCGGCAAGAACGGTATCGAGAAAGTCTTCGAACTGGAACTGACGGCAGACGAAAAGAACGCGCTCGACAAGTCGGCCGACTCGGTTCGCAAAGTGATTGCAGTCGTCGAAGGAAGATAG
- the icd gene encoding NADP-dependent isocitrate dehydrogenase translates to MFEKYTAPTKGQKITIENGKLNVPNNPIVPFIEGDGTGPDIWNASVRVFDAAVEKAYNGEKKLEWFEVLAGEKAFNETGEWLPNDTLTAFREFLVGIKGPLTTPVGGGIRSLNVALRQELDLFACVRPVRYFNGVPSPVKHPEHVDMVIFRENSEDIYAGIEYAEGTEEVKKVIKFLREEMGAKKIRFPETSGIGIKPVSKEGTERLVRAALDYTIQQNRKSLTLVHKGNIMKFTEGAFKNWGYEVAEREYADKVFTWAQYDRIKDAEGTEAANKAQSAAEAAGKIIVKDVIADAFLQQILTRPAEYDVIATLNLNGDYISDALAAQVGGIGIAPGANINYVTGHAVFEATHGTAPKYAGLDKVNPGSVILSGVMMLEFLGWQEAADMIVSALEKAIDQKTVTYDFARLMEGANEVKCSEFADALIKNL, encoded by the coding sequence AAGTACACGGCTCCGACAAAAGGTCAAAAGATCACCATCGAGAATGGCAAGCTGAACGTTCCGAACAACCCGATCGTTCCGTTTATCGAAGGGGACGGCACCGGTCCGGACATCTGGAACGCATCTGTTCGCGTGTTCGATGCAGCAGTTGAGAAAGCGTACAACGGTGAGAAGAAGCTGGAATGGTTCGAAGTGCTCGCAGGTGAAAAGGCTTTCAACGAAACTGGCGAATGGCTCCCGAACGACACCCTGACCGCATTCCGTGAGTTTCTCGTCGGCATCAAAGGCCCGCTGACCACTCCGGTCGGCGGCGGCATCCGTTCCCTGAACGTTGCGCTGCGCCAAGAGCTCGACCTGTTCGCATGCGTGCGCCCGGTCCGCTATTTCAACGGCGTTCCGTCCCCGGTCAAACACCCGGAGCACGTCGACATGGTCATCTTCCGTGAGAACTCCGAAGACATCTATGCCGGCATCGAGTATGCAGAAGGCACTGAAGAAGTGAAAAAAGTGATCAAGTTCCTGCGCGAAGAGATGGGCGCGAAGAAGATCCGCTTCCCGGAAACTTCCGGCATCGGCATCAAGCCGGTCTCCAAAGAGGGCACCGAGCGCCTCGTGCGCGCTGCGCTTGACTACACGATCCAGCAGAACCGCAAGTCGCTGACCCTCGTGCATAAAGGCAACATCATGAAGTTCACCGAAGGCGCGTTCAAAAACTGGGGCTATGAAGTTGCTGAACGTGAATATGCTGATAAAGTGTTCACCTGGGCGCAGTACGACCGCATCAAGGACGCAGAAGGCACCGAAGCTGCGAACAAGGCGCAATCTGCTGCTGAAGCTGCCGGCAAGATCATCGTGAAAGACGTGATCGCCGACGCATTCCTGCAACAGATCCTCACCCGTCCGGCGGAGTACGATGTCATCGCGACGCTCAACCTGAACGGCGACTACATCTCCGACGCGCTGGCTGCGCAAGTTGGCGGTATCGGCATCGCTCCGGGTGCAAACATTAACTACGTTACCGGCCATGCTGTGTTTGAAGCAACGCACGGCACCGCACCGAAGTATGCAGGTCTCGACAAGGTTAACCCGGGTTCTGTCATCCTCTCCGGCGTGATGATGCTCGAATTCCTCGGCTGGCAGGAAGCGGCTGACATGATCGTCTCCGCGCTGGAAAAAGCGATCGATCAGAAGACCGTCACCTATGACTTCGCACGTCTGATGGAAGGCGCAAACGAAGTGAAGTGCTCCGAATTTGCGGACGCGCTGATCAAGAACCTGTAA